The following proteins are encoded in a genomic region of Synechococcus sp. ROS8604:
- the gmd gene encoding GDP-mannose 4,6-dehydratase — protein MLSSIPPTKTALITGITGQDGSYLAELLLEKGYEVHGIKRRASSFNTTRIDHLYQDPHEDDPRLVLHYGDLTDSSNLIRIIQQVQPDEIYNLGAQSHVAVSFEAPEYTANSDALGTLRILEAVRILGLTETTRIYQASTSELYGLVQEVPQKESTPFYPRSPYGVAKLYAYWITVNYREAYGMYACNGVLFNHESPRRGETFVTRKITRGLARIDAGLEDCLYMGNLDSLRDWGHARDYVEMQWRMLQQEGPPEDFVIATGRQESVRRFIELTALELGWGAIEWEGKGLVETGKRSTGEVVVKIDPRYFRPAEVETLLGDPAKAKEKLGWTPTTTLEELVAEMVATDKEEAKKEAYLKLQGFNVVGSMENPPTNPDAVKAAGGKA, from the coding sequence ATGCTCTCCTCTATACCCCCCACCAAAACAGCCCTGATCACCGGGATCACCGGCCAGGACGGCAGTTACCTGGCGGAGCTGCTGCTGGAGAAGGGCTATGAAGTGCATGGGATCAAGCGCCGGGCCAGCAGTTTCAATACGACCAGAATTGACCATCTGTATCAGGATCCCCACGAAGATGATCCGCGGCTGGTGCTGCACTACGGGGATTTAACAGATAGCAGCAATTTGATCCGGATTATTCAGCAGGTGCAGCCGGATGAGATTTATAACCTTGGAGCCCAAAGCCATGTGGCGGTGAGCTTTGAAGCACCTGAATACACCGCGAACAGTGATGCCTTAGGAACGCTGCGCATTTTGGAAGCAGTGCGGATATTGGGTTTAACGGAAACAACCCGGATCTATCAGGCCAGCACCAGTGAGCTCTATGGACTTGTGCAGGAGGTGCCGCAGAAGGAAAGCACACCGTTCTATCCACGCAGCCCCTATGGGGTGGCCAAGTTGTATGCGTACTGGATCACGGTGAATTACCGCGAGGCCTACGGGATGTATGCCTGCAATGGGGTGCTGTTTAACCACGAGAGCCCGAGGCGCGGTGAAACGTTTGTGACCCGCAAGATCACGCGAGGGTTGGCGCGGATTGATGCGGGTTTAGAGGATTGCCTGTACATGGGCAATCTCGATTCGCTGCGGGACTGGGGCCACGCCAGGGATTATGTGGAGATGCAGTGGCGGATGCTGCAGCAGGAGGGTCCACCGGAGGATTTTGTAATCGCCACGGGGCGGCAGGAAAGCGTGCGGCGCTTTATTGAATTAACGGCATTGGAGCTGGGCTGGGGCGCGATCGAATGGGAAGGCAAGGGGTTGGTGGAAACCGGCAAACGCAGCACGGGGGAAGTGGTGGTGAAAATTGATCCGCGCTATTTCCGCCCGGCAGAAGTGGAGACGTTGCTGGGTGATCCCGCGAAGGCCAAGGAGAAGTTGGGCTGGACGCCAACGACAACGCTGGAGGAGTTAGTCGCGGAGATGGTGGCGACTGACAAAGAGGAGGCCAAGAAGGAGGCTTATTTGAAGCTGCAAGGTTTCAATGTGGTGGGATCGATGGAGAATCCACCCACGAATCCTGATGCGGTCAAGGCCGCTGGAGGCAAGGCGTGA
- a CDS encoding GDP-L-fucose synthase family protein, with product MAGSAICRALQEMGYGDNAKGGALLIPNRQELDLLDAEAVNAWYTEQKPDVVVLAAAKVGGIYANDTYPADFLLENLKIQTNVIEGAWKAGVRRLLFLGSSCIYPKFAEQPIKEEALLTGSLEPTNEWYAIAKITGIKLCESLRKQYGFDAISLMPTNLYGPGDNYHPENSHVLPALIRRFHEAKEAGLETVTCWGTGSPMREFLHVDDLGHACVFVLENWSALDQEAPRDDQGKPLAFLNVGTGVDLTIKDLAEQIAEVVGFEGTIEWDTSKPDGTRKKQLNVNQLKNIGWTSKLDFKSKLFDTYHDYLSTLSN from the coding sequence ATGGCGGGCAGCGCGATCTGCCGGGCGTTGCAGGAGATGGGCTATGGCGATAATGCCAAAGGCGGAGCCTTGCTGATTCCAAATCGGCAGGAGCTGGACCTCTTAGATGCTGAAGCCGTGAATGCTTGGTATACAGAGCAGAAGCCTGATGTGGTGGTGCTGGCGGCCGCCAAGGTGGGCGGAATCTATGCGAACGACACCTACCCAGCAGATTTTTTGCTGGAGAACCTCAAGATCCAAACGAATGTGATTGAAGGGGCTTGGAAGGCAGGGGTACGGCGGCTGCTGTTTCTGGGCAGCAGTTGCATTTACCCGAAGTTTGCCGAGCAACCGATCAAGGAAGAAGCGTTGCTCACGGGTTCATTAGAGCCCACGAATGAGTGGTATGCGATCGCCAAGATCACCGGGATCAAGCTGTGCGAATCGCTGAGAAAGCAGTATGGCTTTGATGCAATCAGTTTGATGCCTACGAATTTGTATGGCCCAGGAGATAACTACCACCCAGAAAATAGCCATGTGCTGCCTGCCTTGATTCGCCGCTTCCATGAAGCCAAGGAAGCAGGATTAGAGACGGTGACCTGTTGGGGAACGGGATCACCGATGCGTGAGTTTTTGCATGTGGATGATCTGGGACATGCCTGCGTGTTTGTGCTGGAAAATTGGAGCGCTCTTGATCAAGAGGCACCCAGAGATGATCAAGGCAAACCGCTGGCGTTTTTGAATGTGGGAACAGGAGTGGATCTAACGATTAAGGACTTAGCGGAACAGATCGCTGAAGTGGTTGGTTTTGAAGGAACGATCGAGTGGGATACAAGTAAGCCGGATGGAACCCGAAAAAAACAGTTAAACGTGAATCAGCTCAAAAATATTGGCTGGACATCTAAATTAGATTTTAAATCTAAGCTCTTTGATACATATCACGATTACCTAAGTACACTTTCAAATTAA
- a CDS encoding sulfotransferase family 2 domain-containing protein: MPKAGGTYLRSQLNNYLNVYIDDWHEIKLHHLNSRQKAIVCLRDPIKRFESAFYSKLHMKQNLNNKESELYMRYPDVNEFTKELIANPSIVQKYCWGNRSVPMLSRYSRLSYWFGSIRQIKKNRSKILNVIRTEYIDLDLKDIYDLYGIVPDNIKWKKNKKPESKYPKLSESNINYLKSYLAEEYQISNYLLSSFNKHSYSNTLTDENRL; the protein is encoded by the coding sequence GTGCCTAAGGCTGGAGGTACCTATTTAAGATCCCAGTTAAACAATTACTTAAATGTTTATATCGATGATTGGCATGAAATTAAGTTACATCACCTTAATAGTAGGCAAAAGGCTATTGTCTGTTTACGTGATCCAATAAAACGGTTTGAATCAGCATTTTATTCAAAACTCCACATGAAACAGAATCTTAACAACAAAGAGTCTGAATTGTATATGCGTTATCCAGATGTCAATGAATTTACCAAAGAATTGATTGCTAATCCTAGCATTGTACAGAAATATTGTTGGGGCAATCGATCAGTTCCAATGCTTAGCCGTTATTCAAGACTAAGTTATTGGTTTGGCTCCATTAGGCAAATAAAAAAAAATAGGTCAAAGATATTAAATGTCATAAGAACTGAGTACATTGATCTGGATTTAAAAGATATTTACGACTTGTATGGAATTGTTCCAGATAATATTAAGTGGAAAAAGAACAAGAAACCTGAATCAAAGTATCCCAAACTATCTGAAAGCAACATAAATTACTTGAAGTCATACTTAGCCGAGGAATATCAAATATCTAATTATCTCCTGTCTAGCTTTAACAAACATTCCTATTCAAATACCCTTACAGATGAAAATCGTCTCTAA